The nucleotide window GAACGAGACCAACCTCGCGGCCGTCGCCGAGCAGCGCGGCGGCGCGGCCCGCGACCGCGACACCTTCGTCCTGCTCTGGCTCGGCCACGGCATCGGGGCCGCCGTCATGCTGGACGGCAGGCTGCGCCGGGGAGCCTCCGGCGGGGCGGGCGAGATCGGCTTCCTGCCCGTTCCGTGGACGACGGGCGTGCCCTCGGCCGTCAGCTGCGACGGGGGGTTCCATTCGCTGGCCGGGTCGGCCGCCGTCTGCGAGCTCGCCGCCCGGTACGGCGTGCCCGCCGGGGCCCCGGCGGGCACGCAGGGCGGCGAGCAGGATCCGGTGGCGGTCCACGCGGTCCACGCGGCCCTCGCGGGGGTCGCGAACGGCGACGTCTTCCTGGACGCGCTCGCCGACCGCGTCGCGCTCGGCGCCGCGGCCGTCGTGTCGGTGCTCGACCCGGGATGTGTGGTCCTGGCGGGCGAGGTGGGCCATGCGGGTGGCGACGCACTCGCCTCACGGGTCGAGGAACGGCTGGCCCGGCTGTCGCCACTGCCCACGGAGGTCAGGGCGGGGGCGCTCGGCGGCGCGGCGGTGCTGCGAGGGGCGCTGGTGGCGGCTCGGGACGCGGCGCAGGACGCGTTGTTCGCTCCGGGCGGCTGACGCGCCTCCCCGGGGTACCCGCACGTGGCCGTGCGGTGACCGGGTCGTCCCGGTCACCGCACGGTCGTCGGGCGGTCGGGGCTCAGCAGGCCCCGAGGTCCTGCCAGACACCCCATTCACCGGTGGTGCCGGGCGTCTCGCCCTTCGTCCACCGCTTGGCCTTCCACTGGCGGGAGGCGTGACCGAGGGTCGTGCCGGAGCCGTACTCAGCGGTCGCGTTCCACGCCGGCGCCGAGCAACTGCCGGCCGGGGGCGGTGTGGTGGGCGGCGTGGTCGCAGGCGTGGTGGACGGGTCGGGAGAAGGGCTGGTTCCCGTGCCCGGCTCCACCACGGTCGTGCCGCGTGCCAGGTCACCGGCGAGGGGGTACGACGTTCCCCCGAAGGTCACCGTCCAGTTCGACGGCGTCGACGTCGGCAGGTAGTAGACGAAGTCGAGCTGCACCGAGGCCCCGGGGGCCAGCGTCTGCCAGGCCGGGAGCTTCAGCGAGACGCGGTTGTAGTCACCCTTGAGTCCGCCGATGTCGTTCGGGGCGGTGTGGTCACTGCGGAAGATCGTCGTACCGAAGCCCGACTGGTCCTTGGCGTTGGCGGGCGCCGACGTGGCGTAGTCGAAGCGGAACTCCGTACCGCCTGGCAGCGTGGTCCTGGTGTTGTTGGTGTTCTTGAGCTTCGGGCCGATGGGGTAGTTCGAGTCCCCGAGCGGGAACTGCTCGAAGGCCACATCGATGTTCAGCGCCTGGGTGGGCAGGTCGATCGTGGACCTCTTCGCGCCGTACGGAGTGGCCGACCTGAACTTCTCGTACATCGCCGACGTGAGCGTCGAGCCCGGCTCGTACTGCCCCTTGGCGGCGTCGAAGCGGTAGTCGCCCGCGAGTTCCCAGATCATCGTGCCGGTGGCTCTCGCTCGAGTGGGGGACAGCATTTGTCGTTCCTCCTGGGGAGGTCGGCAGAACACAACTGGCAAGGGGGATGGGTCGTGCGGGGACCGGAGCGTGCGCACGCCCGGACCCGACCTCGGAGGTGACGCAGAGATTAAGAGGACTAGACCAATGAGTCGATAGGTCTGGACCATCTGACCCCGACCGTCCCGTCGCGTACCCCGCCGCGGGTTCCTGTGAGCCAGCCCACAGGTACGCGCCCGTATGGCCGACGGGCGGCCGTGGCAGACTGGTTGTGTACCAGCAGCAGCGCACTCCGGGGTCGGTGTAATTCCGAACCGGCGGTTACAGTCCGCGACCCGTCCGCATCCAGCGGCCGGTTGACCAGGTGAAATTCCTGGACCGACGGTGAAAGTCCGGATGGGAGGCAGTGCGCGGCGGGCCGTCACAGGTACGCCGCCGTCGGCGGATGCGTTCCGGGGATCTCCCGGGACACCTGCATCCGTGTCTTCGGCTCAGGCGTTCCCTGTTGCGTTCCGCTTCATCTGTCGTCATCGACAGGCCCCGGAGTCCGTGCCCGAAGAGGCAGGAGGACCCGGTGGACACCGCAG belongs to Streptomyces finlayi and includes:
- a CDS encoding ROK family transcriptional regulator produces the protein MPASPSTARAINDRLALELLQRDGPLTATQLKTLTGLSRPTVADLVERLQGAGLIRVVGESGAERRGPNARLYGIVADRAHLAALDVRTDSVAVVVADLLGVTLAEDTLPIDGTTGTGPAIEQAVALLERTARRAGPAPLHSVGIGAPGLIDPATGELRDTTGLPAWHRGLVAALQQRLPATVLVENETNLAAVAEQRGGAARDRDTFVLLWLGHGIGAAVMLDGRLRRGASGGAGEIGFLPVPWTTGVPSAVSCDGGFHSLAGSAAVCELAARYGVPAGAPAGTQGGEQDPVAVHAVHAALAGVANGDVFLDALADRVALGAAAVVSVLDPGCVVLAGEVGHAGGDALASRVEERLARLSPLPTEVRAGALGGAAVLRGALVAARDAAQDALFAPGG